In a single window of the Osmerus eperlanus chromosome 2, fOsmEpe2.1, whole genome shotgun sequence genome:
- the csf3a gene encoding colony stimulating factor 3 (granulocyte) a isoform X1 has protein sequence MNSLLMLALQCCVAALVCAAPVHLPDDADFEQTLEKAQSLVKKILFDIPSVQKDLTLDPSSHTGNLQLMLKTLGIPPNPTIKPISAHFTLEVCLQRMSLGLQLHHSLLRDLTSASTSAIQHLQVDLRDLKALVNKMQKQSQLSEEPSFTLSISGTYDVQVATHLALQQLRIFSHDLGRSLRNIQASLPGTQG, from the exons ATGAACTCGCTTTTGA TGCTAGCTCTGCAGTGCTGTGTAGCTGCCCTGGTGTGTGCTGCGCCTGTCCATCTTCCTGATGACGCAGACTTCGAACAGACGCTGGAGAAAGCACAGAGCTTGGTCAAGAAGATCCTTTTCGACATTCCTTCGGTCCAAAAG GACCTAACCCTTGACCCCTCCAGCCATACTGGGAACCTGCAACTGATGCTGAAAACCCTGGGTATCCCTCCAAACCCCACCATCAAACCCATATCGGCACACTTCAccctg GAAGTGTGTCTGCAGCGCATGAGCCTGGGTCTGCAGCTGCACCACAGCCTGCTGAGAGATCTGACGTCAGCCTCCACCAGCGCCATCCAGCACCTGCAGGTAGACCTCAGAGACCTGAAGGCCCTGGTCAACAAG atgCAGAAACAGTCCCAGCTGAGTGAGGAGCCGAGCTTCACGCTCAGCATCTCAGGAACCTACGACGTCCAGGTGGCAACACACCTGGCTCTGCAGCAGCTACGCATCTTCAGCCACGACCTGGGCCGAAGCCTGAGGAACATCCAGGCCTCTCTACCTGGGACCCAGGGCTGA
- the csf3a gene encoding colony stimulating factor 3 (granulocyte) a isoform X2, with the protein MLALQCCVAALVCAAPVHLPDDADFEQTLEKAQSLVKKILFDIPSVQKDLTLDPSSHTGNLQLMLKTLGIPPNPTIKPISAHFTLEVCLQRMSLGLQLHHSLLRDLTSASTSAIQHLQVDLRDLKALVNKMQKQSQLSEEPSFTLSISGTYDVQVATHLALQQLRIFSHDLGRSLRNIQASLPGTQG; encoded by the exons A TGCTAGCTCTGCAGTGCTGTGTAGCTGCCCTGGTGTGTGCTGCGCCTGTCCATCTTCCTGATGACGCAGACTTCGAACAGACGCTGGAGAAAGCACAGAGCTTGGTCAAGAAGATCCTTTTCGACATTCCTTCGGTCCAAAAG GACCTAACCCTTGACCCCTCCAGCCATACTGGGAACCTGCAACTGATGCTGAAAACCCTGGGTATCCCTCCAAACCCCACCATCAAACCCATATCGGCACACTTCAccctg GAAGTGTGTCTGCAGCGCATGAGCCTGGGTCTGCAGCTGCACCACAGCCTGCTGAGAGATCTGACGTCAGCCTCCACCAGCGCCATCCAGCACCTGCAGGTAGACCTCAGAGACCTGAAGGCCCTGGTCAACAAG atgCAGAAACAGTCCCAGCTGAGTGAGGAGCCGAGCTTCACGCTCAGCATCTCAGGAACCTACGACGTCCAGGTGGCAACACACCTGGCTCTGCAGCAGCTACGCATCTTCAGCCACGACCTGGGCCGAAGCCTGAGGAACATCCAGGCCTCTCTACCTGGGACCCAGGGCTGA